In the Euphorbia lathyris chromosome 5, ddEupLath1.1, whole genome shotgun sequence genome, one interval contains:
- the LOC136228601 gene encoding uncharacterized protein, with amino-acid sequence MDSGNSGSMQSSSGGDEEYDSRADSISVFFNPPPPSNHHHNFHHQISSSSSSMFDPLSNYFDPLSSSRSPPHFTNPNSLLNLDLLNWSKNIRSDTNSADLGAFIASSSPTQQFFGSQPQSRPSFASVQIPQGQGSGSGPGSTNDQSNVVRNPKKRSRASRRAPTTVLTTDTTNFRAMVQEFTGIPAPPFTSSPFPRSRLDLFGTSSTFRSATHLESPSPPYLLRPFAHKIQPPFLSSSSSTTTCSSSSSSSSSMVDAIVSTTTNVNSASASATNSDLGLLNPILNFHPLFQPSPKFPFSNSAILGGTNNIKPIEIPANESHLKMGVFEDFGLGQVNTNLSNLQHMVPSSSSDHTTLRRSGENNWGGNEGDNHDHGHGLLRSINGNNGKVNYSEFHGDKGPENVGTRTSEGMMESWICSSD; translated from the coding sequence ATGGATTCTGGAAACAGTGGGAGTATGCAGTCTTCAAGTGGCGGAGATGAAGAGTACGATTCACGCGCTGACTCTATCTCAGTTTTCTTCAACCCACCACCACCCTCAAACCACCACCACAACTTTCACCATCAgatatcatcttcttcatcttccatgttTGACCCTTTGTCTAATTATTTTGATCCTTTATCATCATCAAGATCACCTCCACATTTCACTAACCCGAATTCTCTCCTCAATCTTGATTTGCTTAATTGGTCCAAAAACATAAGATCTGATACTAATTCTGCTGATCTCGGCGCTTTCATTGCTTCATCGTCGCCTACGCAGCAATTCTTCGGCAGTCAGCCACAAAGTAGACCCAGTTTTGCTTCTGTTCAGATCCCACAAGGACAAGGCTCCGGGTCAGGGCCAGGCTCAACGAATGATCAGAGTAATGTTGTTCGTAACCCAAAGAAGAGATCGAGAGCTTCTAGGCGTGCACCTACTACAGTTTTGACGACTGATACTACAAATTTCCGAGCCATGGTTCAGGAGTTTACAGGCATCCCTGCACCTCCCTTTACTTCTTCTCCTTTTCCGAGAAGCAGACTTGATCTTTTTGGAACTTCTTCTACTTTTAGATCAGCCACTCATTTGGAATCTCCTTCTCCTCCTTACCTTTTAAGACCTTTTGCTCATAAAATTCAACCCCcattcctttcttcttcttcttctactacTACTTgctcttcatcttcatcatcttcttcttctatggTTGATGCTATAGTTTCTACTACAACTAATGTGAATTCTGCTTCTGCTTCTGCTACTAATTCTGATTTAGGCCTTTTAAACCCAATTCTGAATTTCCACCCTCTCTTCCAACCTTCTCCCAAATTCCCATTCTCCAACTCCGCCATTCTCGGCGGCACCAACAATATCAAACCTATAGAAATTCCGGCGAATGAATCTCATCTGAAAATGGGTGTTTTTGAGGACTTCGGGTTGGGCCAAGTTAATACAAATCTCTCTAATCTTCAACATATGGTGCCATCGTCATCATCTGATCACACTACCTTGCGTAGAAGCGGCGAAAACAACTGGGGAGGAAATGAAGGAGATAATCATGATCATGGTCATGGGCTTTTAAGATCCATTAATGGTAATAATGGGAAAGTAAACTACTCAGAATTTCATGGCGATAAGGGGCCAGAGAATGTTGGTACAAGAACATCTGAAGGTATGATGGAATCATGGATTTGTTCTTCAGATTGA